The following proteins are co-located in the Pochonia chlamydosporia 170 chromosome 6, whole genome shotgun sequence genome:
- a CDS encoding Orotate phosphoribosyltransferase (similar to Metarhizium acridum CQMa 102 XP_007807070.1) codes for MSSQLASYKQEFLKAAIDGGVLKFGSFELKSKRISPYFFNAGEFHTARLAGAIASAFAKTIIDAQQNTGLDFDIVFGPAYKGIPLCSAITIKLGELSPQNLDTVSYSFDRKEAKDHGEGGNIVGAPLKGKKILIVDDVIAAGTAKREAIDKIRKEGGIVAGIVVALDRKEKLPAADGDDSKPGPSAIGELRKEYGIPIFAILTLDDIIAGMKSFASVDDIQRTEEYRQKYKATD; via the coding sequence ATGTCCAGCCAACTCGCCTCCTACAAGCAGGAATTCCTCAAAGCCGCTATTGACGGCGGCGTCCTCAAGTTCGGCAGCTTCGAACTCAAATCGAAAAGAATCTCCCCCTACTTCTTCAACGCCGGTGAATTCCACACTGCCCGTCTCGCCGGCGCCATCGCCTCAGCCTTCGCTAAGACCATCATCGACGCCCAGCAAAACACCGGTCTCGACTTCGACATTGTCTTTGGCCCCGCATACAAGGGAATCCCTCTCTGctccgccatcaccatcaagctGGGCGAGCTCTCGCCCCAAAACCTAGACACCGTCTCCTACTCCTTCGACAGgaaagaggccaaggacCACGGCGAGGGCGGCAACATTGTCGGCGCCCCTctcaaaggcaagaagattcTCATTGTGGACGACGTTATCGCCGCTGGAACCGCAAAGAGagaggccattgacaagattAGAAAGGAGGGCGGCATTGTTGCTGGTATTGTTGTTGCTCTCGAccgcaaggagaagctgccCGCtgctgatggcgatgacTCCAAGCCTGGTCCAAGTGCCATTGGCGAGTTGAGGAAGGAGTATGGTATTCCCATCTTTGCTATTCTGACTCTGGATGACATCATCGCGGGCATGAAGAGCTTTGCGTCTGTGGATGACATCCAGCGCACCGAGGAGTACCGCCAGAAGTACAAGGCCACTGATTGA